From a region of the Triticum aestivum cultivar Chinese Spring chromosome 7D, IWGSC CS RefSeq v2.1, whole genome shotgun sequence genome:
- the LOC100682481 gene encoding CBL-interacting protein kinase 24 — protein sequence MAGAARKKLVGRYEVGRTIGQGSFAKVKFAVDADTGAPVAMKVLDKATILNNRMLQQIKKEISIMKIVRHPNIIRLNEVLAGQTKIYIIMELITGGELFDKIARQGKLRENEARKYFQQLIDAINYCHSKGVYHRDLKPENLLLDSRGNLKVSDFGLSSLSQNGFLHTTCGTPNYVAPEVLSDGGYDGSAADVWSCGVILYVLMAGYLPFEENDLPTLYDKITAAHFSCPDWFSQGAKSLIQRILDPTPKTRMTIKEMKSDTWFSKNYVGVRHGEDENVSLDDVQAAFDNIEDKYVSEQVTRNDGGPLMMNAFEMITLSQGLNLSSLFDRQQEYVKRQTRFVSRKPAKTIAATIEVVADSMGLKVHSQNYKLRLEGVSSNKMSPFAVVLEIFEVAPALFMVDVRKVAGDSLEYHRFYKNLCSKLESIIWRPIEVSAKSALLRTTTC from the exons ATGGCGGGCGCGGCGAGGAAGAAGCTTGTTGGGCGGTACGAGGTGGGGCGGACCATCGGGCAGGGGTCGTTCGCCAAGGTGAAGTTCGCGGTCGACGCCGACACGGGCGCCCCCGTCGCCATGAAGGTGCTCGACAAGGCCACCATCCTCAACAACCGGATGCTGCAACAG ATCAAAAAGGAGATATCAATAATGAAGATTGTAAGACACCCCAACATCATCAGGCTAAACGAG GTTCTAGCTGGACAGACAAAGATATACATAATCATGGAGCTTATCACCGGAGGCGAGCTGTTCGATAAAATA GCCCGCCAAGGGAAGCTTCGTGAAAATGAGGCTAGGAAGTACTTCCAGCAGCTTATTGATGCCATTAACTATTGCCATAGTAAAGGTGTCTATCATAGAGATCTGAAG CCTGAAAACCTGCTTCTTGATTCACGTGGGAACTTAAAAGTTTCTGATTTTGGACTTAGCTCGCTGTCGCAAAAC GGCTTTCTTCACACGACATGTGGCACACCGAATTATGTTGCTCCTGAG GTGCTTAGCGACGGTGGCTATGATGGATCTGCAGCAGATGTTTGGTCATGTGGTGTTATCCTTTATGTTTTAATGGCTGGGTACCTTCCCTTTGAAGAAAATGATCTCCCAACCTTGTATGACAAG ATAACTGCAGCTCACTTTTCATGCCCAGATTGGTTCTCTCAAGGAGCCAAATCATTGATCCAGAGAATACTTGATCCAACTCCAAAAACT CGTATGACTATTAAAGAAATGAAGTCAGACACATGGTTTAGCAAGAATTATGTAGGTGTTAGACATGGTGAGGATGAAAACGTCAGTCTGGATGATGTACAGGCTGCTTTTGATAATATCGAG GACAAGTATGTATCTGAGCAAGTGACTCGTAATGATGGTGGTCCTCTTATGATGAATGCCTTTGAGATGATTACCCTATCTCAAGGTTTAAATCTTTCATCATTATTTGATAGACAACAG GAGTATGTGAAACGCCAAACTCGCTTCGTCTCAAGGAAACCAGCGAAGACTATAGCAGCTACAATTGAAGTTGTCGCTGATTCCATGGGTCTCAAGGTGCATTCCCAGAATTACAAG TTACGTCTTGAAGGAGTATCATCAAACAAAATGAGCCCATTCGCTGTTGTTCTAGAG ATATTTGAAGTCGCTCCCGCTCTATTTATGGTGGATGTTCGAAAGGTTGCTGGTGACTCTCTGGAATACCACAGG TTCTACAAGAACTTATGCAGCAAACTTGAGAGCATAATCTGGAGACCAATAGAGGTTTCTGCAAAATCTGCGCTGCTGAGGACAACTACTTGCTAG